From a region of the Candidatus Sysuiplasma jiujiangense genome:
- a CDS encoding CDC48 family AAA ATPase — protein MSEGITLKVARAHHQSEVGLGRARIDTATRKELQIEVGDIIEIIGKRRTAAKVFRASHEDENKGIIRIDGMIRGNAGVSIGEKVVAKKADVQKAGKVVVAPKIPQGKKVKFGQGVEELFKKGLMNRPLVKGDEIIIPNIALIGDFLPFVVISTTPAGVVLVVDTTELVVKSEAVEVSESAAPMITYDDIGGLENELQRVREMIELPLKHPELFERLGIDPPKGVLLYGPPGTGKTLIARAVASEAGASFYSIQGPEIMSKYYGQSEEKLREKFEEAEKNAPSIVFIDELDSIAPKREEVQGEVERRVVAQLLTLMDGLSKRGHVIVIGATNREDAIDPALRRPGRFDREIEIGVPTRDGRKEIMLIHTRRMPLEEGFDLNKFIDLTYGFVGADLAALAREAAMKTLVRYIPEIDLDKPIPADMLEKMKVTELDFMNALKEVEPSAMREVQIEIPTVAWKDVGGLEAIKRQLWEAIEMPLKSPEKLQRLGITPPRGILLYGPPGTGKTLIARALANESKANFIAIKGPEVMSKWVGESEKAVRQIFKKAKQVSPSIIFLDELDAIAPQRGMSFDSGASERVVDQILTSLDGLESLGSVTVLAATNRPDIVDKALLRPGRFDKIVLVPVPDKEDRLDILRVHTSGMPLKNVDLEDLAERTEGFVGADIEALCREAAFNAIRENPDAREVKMSDFEKALTTVFPSTNEETMRYYERFGHDLRSALIRKGESAGGYGYYR, from the coding sequence ATGAGTGAAGGAATTACGCTGAAGGTTGCGCGTGCACACCATCAATCGGAAGTCGGCCTGGGAAGGGCCAGAATAGACACTGCGACAAGAAAGGAACTCCAGATTGAAGTCGGGGACATCATAGAAATCATAGGAAAGAGGAGGACAGCGGCAAAAGTCTTCAGGGCTTCGCATGAGGATGAGAACAAGGGCATAATCAGGATAGACGGCATGATCAGGGGCAATGCCGGCGTCAGCATTGGCGAGAAAGTGGTTGCCAAAAAGGCAGACGTGCAGAAAGCCGGAAAAGTGGTTGTCGCTCCGAAGATACCGCAGGGCAAAAAGGTGAAATTCGGCCAGGGCGTGGAAGAGCTGTTCAAAAAGGGGCTGATGAACCGGCCGCTTGTCAAGGGCGATGAAATAATAATTCCGAATATAGCGCTGATAGGCGACTTCCTTCCGTTTGTTGTAATCTCGACAACACCGGCAGGTGTTGTCCTCGTTGTTGACACGACTGAACTCGTAGTCAAAAGCGAGGCTGTCGAGGTAAGCGAGTCGGCAGCGCCAATGATAACATATGATGACATCGGAGGGCTCGAAAATGAACTTCAGAGAGTCCGTGAGATGATAGAGCTCCCGCTGAAGCATCCCGAGCTCTTTGAGAGACTCGGTATTGATCCGCCGAAGGGTGTCCTGCTTTACGGTCCGCCCGGTACGGGCAAAACACTGATTGCCAGGGCTGTGGCGAGCGAGGCAGGTGCCAGCTTTTACTCGATTCAGGGACCGGAGATAATGAGCAAATATTACGGCCAGAGCGAGGAAAAACTGAGGGAGAAGTTTGAGGAGGCGGAGAAAAATGCGCCAAGCATCGTATTCATAGATGAGCTCGACTCCATCGCTCCGAAGAGAGAAGAGGTACAGGGCGAGGTGGAAAGGAGGGTTGTTGCGCAACTGCTCACGTTAATGGACGGACTGAGCAAGAGGGGCCATGTGATAGTCATAGGGGCGACAAACAGGGAGGATGCAATTGATCCTGCTCTCAGGAGACCCGGACGTTTCGACAGGGAAATAGAGATCGGAGTTCCGACGAGGGACGGCAGGAAAGAGATAATGCTCATACACACCAGAAGGATGCCTCTTGAAGAAGGATTCGACCTGAATAAATTCATTGATCTTACATACGGTTTTGTCGGAGCAGATCTCGCCGCCCTTGCGCGTGAGGCGGCAATGAAGACGCTTGTGAGATATATTCCGGAGATTGATCTCGATAAGCCGATTCCCGCCGACATGCTGGAAAAGATGAAGGTTACTGAACTTGATTTCATGAACGCACTCAAAGAGGTCGAGCCCAGCGCCATGAGGGAAGTGCAGATCGAAATACCGACGGTTGCCTGGAAGGATGTCGGAGGGCTTGAAGCAATCAAAAGACAGCTGTGGGAGGCAATAGAAATGCCGCTGAAATCGCCGGAAAAGCTGCAGAGACTTGGGATAACACCACCCAGGGGTATACTTCTTTACGGTCCGCCCGGTACGGGAAAAACACTGATTGCCCGGGCTCTGGCGAATGAGTCCAAGGCAAATTTCATAGCTATAAAGGGCCCGGAAGTAATGAGCAAATGGGTCGGCGAGAGCGAAAAAGCTGTCAGGCAGATATTCAAGAAGGCAAAACAGGTTTCCCCGAGTATCATATTCCTGGATGAGCTGGACGCAATCGCGCCGCAGAGAGGAATGAGTTTCGATTCCGGTGCAAGCGAGAGAGTGGTTGATCAGATACTCACATCCCTTGACGGCCTGGAGTCGCTTGGTTCGGTTACAGTACTTGCGGCCACGAACAGGCCCGACATTGTTGACAAGGCTCTTCTCAGGCCGGGACGATTTGACAAGATTGTGCTCGTGCCGGTGCCTGACAAGGAGGACAGGCTGGATATTCTCAGGGTTCACACCTCAGGAATGCCTCTGAAAAACGTGGATCTTGAGGATCTGGCAGAAAGAACCGAAGGCTTTGTCGGAGCAGACATTGAAGCGCTGTGCAGGGAAGCCGCATTCAATGCCATCAGGGAAAATCCTGATGCCAGGGAGGTGAAAATGTCAGATTTTGAGAAGGCTCTGACAACAGTATTCCCCTCGACAAATGAAGAAACAATGCGCTACTATGAGCGCTTTGGCCATGACCTCAGGTCTGCTCTCATAAGAAAGGGAGAGAGTGCCGGAGGATACGGATACTACAGATAG
- a CDS encoding peptidase C39 family protein produces MKLEVPFYRQTMDFTCGAACLVMVLSFFDSGFVMGRDSEMDLWREGTSVLALGMGRYGISLPLLRRGCTVKIRTNVKGIEFLERISRRLGPHEMSIFREIYMERKDRAIRMGLVEEETDDFGEKEILEAFHEGRVPVLLTDASALGDDEAPHWIVITGIEDSMLYFNNPLDRKESMLPLSELKRINGFHGEKILLVTGPRK; encoded by the coding sequence ATGAAGCTTGAAGTACCGTTCTACAGACAGACAATGGATTTCACATGCGGAGCAGCCTGCCTTGTCATGGTACTCTCTTTTTTCGACAGCGGCTTCGTGATGGGAAGGGACTCGGAGATGGATCTCTGGCGGGAGGGAACGAGTGTTCTTGCACTCGGAATGGGAAGATACGGCATTTCGCTGCCGCTTCTCAGACGGGGTTGCACAGTAAAAATCAGAACAAACGTGAAGGGAATAGAGTTCCTTGAGAGGATCAGCAGAAGACTGGGACCGCATGAAATGTCGATTTTCAGGGAAATCTACATGGAAAGGAAGGACAGGGCAATCAGGATGGGACTTGTCGAGGAAGAGACGGATGATTTTGGCGAAAAGGAGATCCTTGAGGCTTTCCATGAAGGAAGGGTTCCTGTACTTCTAACCGATGCTTCAGCGCTCGGTGATGACGAGGCACCTCACTGGATTGTCATTACAGGCATTGAGGACAGCATGCTGTATTTCAACAATCCACTCGACAGAAAGGAAAGTATGCTGCCACTCTCCGAATTAAAGCGAATCAACGGTTTCCACGGGGAGAAGATACTCCTGGTAACAGGGCCGCGGAAGTGA
- a CDS encoding PRC-barrel domain-containing protein — MPSRKFITELKGKTVMTEDGQILGLIDNFIIETATGMIENVLVIPAEEIEPRLFRTDDQGRLVLPFSEMRAVKDVVVMNMK, encoded by the coding sequence ATGCCTTCAAGAAAATTCATAACCGAACTTAAGGGTAAGACTGTGATGACCGAGGACGGGCAGATTCTCGGTCTGATTGACAATTTCATAATTGAGACTGCAACTGGTATGATAGAAAACGTTCTTGTAATACCTGCGGAGGAAATAGAACCAAGACTCTTCCGGACAGACGATCAGGGAAGACTCGTCCTGCCATTCAGTGAAATGAGGGCAGTCAAGGACGTTGTTGTCATGAATATGAAGTGA
- a CDS encoding phosphoribosyltransferase, which translates to MPKTVTARLVEWKEIVQWCSAIAEKVMNSEFRPDVIVGMARGGWVPSRLVCDELVVKNLISVKTQHWGMTATRDGKAVLSSGISENLQGKRVLIVDDITDTGESIRLAFEHVKSLGPEETKCAAMLHISHSKFVPDYYAEEVNAANWKWFVFPWNYNEDMAAFITGILSDSQKTLSEISELLRADNGITLSEKQLLTTLVRFSKLGIVSRTGGLWRKN; encoded by the coding sequence ATGCCGAAAACGGTTACCGCAAGACTGGTCGAGTGGAAGGAAATAGTCCAATGGTGTTCGGCCATAGCCGAGAAAGTTATGAACAGCGAATTCAGGCCGGATGTAATCGTAGGCATGGCCCGGGGCGGCTGGGTTCCCTCCAGACTCGTGTGTGATGAACTGGTCGTCAAGAATCTCATTTCGGTGAAGACGCAGCACTGGGGAATGACAGCAACGAGAGACGGGAAAGCTGTCTTATCCTCCGGAATAAGCGAGAATCTTCAGGGAAAGAGGGTTCTGATAGTCGATGATATCACGGATACCGGGGAAAGCATCAGGCTCGCTTTTGAGCATGTGAAGTCACTTGGACCGGAAGAAACAAAATGCGCCGCGATGCTTCACATAAGCCATTCGAAATTTGTTCCGGACTATTATGCAGAGGAGGTTAACGCGGCGAACTGGAAATGGTTTGTATTCCCCTGGAATTACAATGAGGATATGGCTGCATTCATCACCGGAATACTGTCAGACTCACAAAAAACACTCAGTGAAATATCCGAACTCCTCCGGGCTGACAACGGCATAACATTGTCTGAAAAGCAGCTGCTGACTACCCTGGTGCGTTTTTCCAAACTCGGGATAGTGTCCAGGACCGGCGGTCTGTGGCGCAAAAACTGA
- the pgk gene encoding phosphoglycerate kinase, whose protein sequence is MLLDGIKTIDSFSPRGKRILLRLDLNSPVDRKTGRIEGREKIVAASRTLRELLEKGASVAVIAHQGRPGGYDFISLEQHSRILGEAAGADVRFVPDICGKSAADAIHSLSAGHALVLDNVRGLDYEQKNASAEEHSMRELVTVLSPLFDYFVNDAFAAIHRAHCSMVGFTRTLPSSIGRLMQDELSHISGLLDNPERPAVYVFGGKKFSDFLPVLNSVSSGRHADSILLSGLLSVAFLVAKGVKADKKTRDYILAESGDDFVSAAAELLEASDRIYLPTDLAFNVDGRRVNAKADQWIQGREAWDIGDETISRYSGIISSARTVFISGPAGVYEKEGFGKGTSAIFRAATEGDKYSIVGGGHTASAVSSLGFTGHFSYVSTGGGALEALLSGKKLDVLEDLRRSAEIFSGAFR, encoded by the coding sequence ATGCTCCTGGACGGCATAAAAACTATCGACTCCTTCTCACCACGCGGTAAAAGGATCCTTCTCCGCCTGGATCTCAACTCACCTGTGGACAGGAAAACGGGCAGGATCGAGGGAAGGGAGAAGATAGTTGCCGCCTCACGTACGCTCCGCGAACTTCTGGAGAAGGGCGCCTCGGTAGCCGTTATCGCACATCAGGGAAGACCAGGTGGTTACGACTTCATATCTCTCGAGCAGCACAGCCGGATTCTCGGAGAGGCTGCGGGCGCAGATGTCCGTTTTGTTCCTGATATTTGCGGTAAATCTGCTGCGGATGCCATTCACAGTCTGTCAGCGGGACATGCGCTTGTGCTTGACAACGTCAGAGGGCTGGATTATGAGCAGAAGAATGCAAGTGCGGAAGAACATTCAATGCGTGAACTTGTTACTGTGCTTTCTCCCCTCTTCGACTATTTCGTAAACGATGCATTTGCAGCAATACACAGGGCCCACTGTTCCATGGTGGGGTTTACCAGAACGCTCCCTTCTTCCATAGGGCGGCTCATGCAGGATGAACTTTCCCATATTTCCGGTCTTCTGGACAATCCGGAGAGACCGGCCGTTTACGTCTTCGGAGGAAAGAAATTTTCCGATTTTCTTCCGGTGCTGAACAGCGTCAGTTCCGGCAGACACGCGGACAGTATTCTTCTCTCCGGACTCCTTTCTGTCGCTTTTCTTGTCGCAAAGGGTGTAAAAGCAGACAAAAAAACGCGTGACTACATACTGGCAGAGTCGGGTGACGACTTTGTATCCGCGGCAGCCGAACTGCTTGAAGCCTCGGACAGGATATATCTGCCCACTGACCTTGCATTCAATGTGGACGGCAGAAGGGTGAATGCGAAAGCCGATCAGTGGATTCAGGGCAGGGAGGCATGGGACATAGGTGATGAGACCATTTCCCGGTACTCGGGAATTATTTCATCCGCAAGGACTGTTTTCATTTCCGGTCCTGCGGGAGTTTACGAGAAGGAGGGCTTCGGGAAGGGCACAAGTGCAATCTTCAGAGCCGCAACTGAAGGAGATAAATACAGCATTGTCGGCGGAGGCCATACGGCATCGGCCGTCTCAAGTCTCGGTTTTACGGGGCACTTCTCATACGTCAGCACGGGCGGAGGTGCCCTGGAGGCACTTCTGTCAGGAAAGAAACTCGATGTTCTGGAAGATCTGAGGAGGAGCGCAGAAATCTTCAGCGGCGCTTTCAGATAA
- a CDS encoding type II glyceraldehyde-3-phosphate dehydrogenase, with translation MTARIAVNGFGTIGKRVARAVKLQDDMELIGVTKTKPSYEARLANREGFPLYVADSANVDEFRKQGIDVEGDIHDLLTKTDLIVDCTPEGVGSENKKLYEEAGVKAIFQGGEKHEVAGFSFNAFASYEMALGRKYSRVVSCNTTGLIRTLYPLDRMFKVEDAFAAIIRRGADPAESRGSALNAVEPSLHVPTHHGQDVRTVLPDLKISTMAAKVPTTNMHVHCLYVRLRKQGVTTADVLSLWDQMPRIKFVSGKHGIKTSGQIMEIARDLGRHGGDFAETIVWEDGTHVEGNSLYYYQAVHQESDVIPENIDCIRSMMEIEKDASRSIRKTDKSLGIV, from the coding sequence ATGACCGCGAGAATTGCAGTCAACGGTTTCGGCACCATCGGGAAGAGAGTAGCCAGGGCTGTCAAGCTCCAGGACGATATGGAACTCATCGGTGTTACGAAGACAAAGCCGAGCTACGAGGCAAGGCTTGCTAACAGGGAAGGTTTTCCCCTTTATGTGGCAGACAGCGCAAATGTGGATGAATTCAGGAAACAGGGCATAGATGTCGAGGGCGATATCCACGATCTTCTGACAAAAACCGATCTGATCGTAGACTGCACCCCCGAGGGCGTAGGCAGTGAAAACAAGAAACTGTACGAGGAGGCCGGTGTCAAGGCGATATTCCAGGGCGGTGAGAAACATGAAGTGGCAGGTTTTTCCTTCAATGCATTTGCCTCCTACGAAATGGCACTTGGAAGGAAATATTCGAGGGTTGTCTCATGCAACACCACGGGACTGATAAGAACTCTCTATCCTCTGGACAGAATGTTCAAGGTGGAAGATGCCTTTGCGGCCATAATCAGGCGGGGCGCGGATCCTGCCGAATCCAGGGGAAGCGCACTTAACGCTGTCGAACCGTCGCTCCATGTTCCCACTCATCACGGTCAGGATGTCCGGACGGTCCTGCCTGATCTGAAGATAAGCACTATGGCAGCCAAGGTTCCGACGACCAACATGCATGTCCACTGCCTGTATGTCAGGCTCAGAAAACAGGGCGTTACAACTGCGGACGTCCTTTCACTCTGGGATCAGATGCCGAGAATAAAGTTTGTCAGCGGCAAGCATGGAATAAAGACCAGCGGCCAGATAATGGAAATAGCAAGGGATCTGGGCAGGCACGGGGGTGATTTTGCGGAAACAATAGTCTGGGAGGACGGCACTCATGTCGAAGGAAACAGCCTGTATTACTATCAGGCAGTCCACCAGGAGAGTGATGTAATACCTGAAAATATAGACTGTATCCGTTCCATGATGGAGATAGAGAAGGATGCGTCAAGAAGCATCAGGAAGACAGACAAATCTCTTGGAATTGTATGA
- a CDS encoding 50S ribosomal protein L16, with the protein MARKPARMYSRIRGQSYTRKEYMGGVPAPRINQFEQGDLRSSFPVSLSLNVKEACQIRHTALEAARISANRALSKKAGANGFFMKVRVYPHNVLRENKLATGAGADRVSDGMRAAFGKAVGTAARVKRNQTIMTIKVGKQHIDAAKEALNRAAVKLPSPCYITVEGATA; encoded by the coding sequence ATGGCGAGAAAACCGGCCAGAATGTACAGTCGAATACGCGGACAGTCGTACACGCGAAAAGAATACATGGGCGGCGTACCTGCGCCACGGATAAATCAGTTTGAGCAGGGCGATCTGCGTTCGAGCTTTCCGGTATCTCTGAGCCTGAATGTAAAGGAAGCCTGCCAGATAAGGCATACGGCACTTGAGGCCGCAAGGATTTCCGCAAACAGGGCGCTCTCCAAAAAGGCGGGGGCAAACGGCTTCTTCATGAAAGTGAGAGTCTATCCACACAACGTTCTGAGGGAGAACAAACTTGCAACGGGAGCAGGAGCAGACAGGGTATCCGACGGAATGAGGGCTGCTTTCGGAAAAGCCGTCGGAACGGCAGCAAGGGTAAAGAGAAATCAGACGATTATGACCATCAAGGTCGGCAAACAGCACATCGATGCAGCAAAAGAGGCGCTGAACAGGGCTGCCGTCAAACTGCCGAGTCCATGCTACATTACAGTCGAAGGAGCTACAGCCTGA
- the ftsZ gene encoding cell division protein FtsZ — translation MPNSLVKNALGSEFSVPVEKVAYSQSATDTPPVSKDDEELAKIASALDVCIKIIGCGGGGTNTITRCYDSQIQGAQMCAVNTDAKHLLSVHSPRKILIGKRLTQGLGAGAIPEVGEEAAREADPDIRSFLQGGQIVFITAGMGGGTGTGSAHYVARLAKEMKALTIGVVTLPFKAEGDLRMENAMAGLEKLRRICDTTIVIPNDKLLDLVPKLPIEAAFKVADEVLMQTLKGLTEIVTKPGLVNLDYADIMTVMNEGGVAFVGIGESTSDDKRIEEAVSEALNSPLLGEINLSESAGCLIRVTGGHDLTISEAEKAAEIVSSTISRNARIIWGCSVDDGLDGTVRVLLIVTGARSKYMLAKEDNVENVPEVSRAVHATGYSSHNVDDGIDTIR, via the coding sequence ATGCCGAATTCTCTAGTAAAGAATGCACTGGGTTCGGAATTTTCCGTACCCGTAGAAAAGGTGGCGTATTCTCAGTCTGCGACGGATACACCTCCTGTGAGCAAGGACGACGAAGAGCTGGCCAAAATAGCCTCCGCTCTGGACGTATGTATAAAGATCATAGGCTGCGGCGGGGGCGGCACGAATACAATCACCCGCTGCTACGACTCTCAAATACAGGGCGCCCAGATGTGTGCAGTGAACACAGATGCAAAACATCTGCTCTCTGTCCATTCGCCAAGGAAGATACTGATAGGAAAGCGCCTCACGCAGGGGCTCGGTGCGGGAGCTATTCCGGAAGTCGGGGAAGAGGCAGCAAGGGAAGCAGATCCTGACATCAGATCCTTTCTTCAGGGAGGACAGATAGTCTTCATTACCGCCGGGATGGGCGGAGGAACAGGAACGGGCTCGGCGCATTACGTGGCCAGACTCGCCAAAGAGATGAAGGCACTTACGATAGGCGTCGTAACTCTGCCGTTCAAGGCAGAGGGCGATCTGAGAATGGAGAATGCCATGGCCGGTCTTGAGAAACTCAGACGCATCTGCGACACAACGATAGTCATACCGAATGACAAACTGCTCGACCTAGTTCCGAAATTGCCGATTGAAGCTGCCTTCAAGGTCGCGGACGAAGTCCTGATGCAGACGCTTAAGGGCCTGACCGAGATTGTCACCAAGCCCGGGCTGGTGAATCTGGATTATGCCGACATAATGACGGTGATGAATGAAGGCGGGGTGGCGTTCGTCGGCATAGGAGAGAGTACTTCGGACGACAAGAGAATAGAGGAGGCAGTCAGTGAAGCGCTCAATTCCCCTCTGCTCGGCGAGATAAACCTGTCAGAATCGGCTGGATGCCTGATAAGGGTTACGGGCGGTCATGACCTCACAATTTCCGAGGCTGAAAAGGCTGCGGAAATTGTAAGTTCCACGATAAGCAGGAATGCAAGGATCATCTGGGGATGTTCGGTTGACGACGGACTCGACGGCACTGTCAGGGTTCTTCTCATAGTCACCGGTGCAAGGTCCAAGTACATGCTTGCAAAGGAGGACAATGTGGAGAATGTTCCCGAAGTGAGCCGTGCGGTTCACGCCACCGGGTACTCTTCCCATAATGTGGACGACGGCATAGACACCATAAGGTAA